From Bacillus marinisedimentorum:
GCTGTCCCTTATATCTGTTGTCATTTCACGATTGGACTGGATCATGTCGGACAGTTTCAGCAGGTGATCATAAATATCCGAAAAATATTCCCTGCGCTCGTTCACTTCCTCAAGATGGTGGGAATTGAGCATCCTGTACAGCAAGTCCCGCATCGGGTGGACGGTGTTCCGCAAATACAGCAAATATCCCCTGTGTTCAAACACTTCATCCAGAATTTTTTCAACCGAGCGATTGCCGGTGTTATCCTCAATTGCATTCAGTTCATCTTCAATCTGATAGAGGACAGGGAAATAAGCATCCACAATTTTATCCATGATTTCGTACAGGACAACATGCTGGTCCCACCGCTCCAAATTACTGGAGTACTTAAATTTATCCCACACCTGATTCACTTCATTCGACTCATCTTTATGAAACGTAACAATATAGTGATCGGACAGGAACAAGTCGATTTCATCTTTTTCCTTATCAACCTGGTCAAGGGCGTGCACGACGTAAAAGTTATATTGATCATAATAATCCAACTTCGGCCGCTGCAGCTTTTGAA
This genomic window contains:
- the corA gene encoding magnesium/cobalt transporter CorA produces the protein MIRITGITIQGERKTLEDLDMLKPQDFRWYWVDFSSPDEREMDFLHSFFHFHPLAIEDCLQKLQRPKLDYYDQYNFYVVHALDQVDKEKDEIDLFLSDHYIVTFHKDESNEVNQVWDKFKYSSNLERWDQHVVLYEIMDKIVDAYFPVLYQIEDELNAIEDNTGNRSVEKILDEVFEHRGYLLYLRNTVHPMRDLLYRMLNSHHLEEVNERREYFSDIYDHLLKLSDMIQSNREMTTDIRDSYLSLNAHQTNRIMKVLTVITTIFMPLTFIAGVYGMNFVYMPELEWRYSYFITLGLMMVIGMVMFWWFKKKGWFD